The following are encoded together in the Zygosaccharomyces rouxii strain CBS732 chromosome C complete sequence genome:
- the CDC53 gene encoding cullin CDC53 (highly similar to uniprot|Q12018 Saccharomyces cerevisiae YDL132W CDC53 Cullin structural protein of SCF complexes (which also contain Skp1p Cdc34p and an F-box protein) involved in ubiquitination SCF promotes the G1-S transition by targeting G1 cyclins and the Cln-CDK inhibitor Sic1p for degradation): protein MSDVLPRSDDLDATWNFIEPVISQILGRDGTPSLAKRVDKVLSPTMYMEVYTAIYNYCVNKSRSSGQFNADKQESQSSILVGSEIYQRLGKYLRDYIKNFQKSENESFLQFYVRRWKRFTVGAIFLNHAFDYMNRYWVQKERSDGKRHIFDVNTLCLMTWKEVMFDPKSEILVNEILKQITLERDGNIVQKGDVTMAIKSFVALGIDPQDLKKLNLNVYIQVFEKPFLKRTEEYYKQYSADYLTTRSVTEYIFEAREIISREEKAMAVYWDDHTRKPLSETLNSVLITEHASKLESEFIVLLDSRDNEKISAVYNLMQRDFTLLPELANSYEEYINKCGENEVSHLISLHKASLINGSEDQASNKKPANLLNTLPPKDYVKTLLDVYRTFRNMTNECFQNDPLFAKALDNACRSYVNNNEFALPAGMPRSATSKTPEMLAKYSDQLLKKSTKPEVSTDMSIDDIMMLFKFLTDKDAFESHYRRLFAKRLIHGTSTNDADEESVIQRLQSENSMEYTGKITKMFQDVRLSKVLEEDFDVMIKGLPDYSKQKYPELQPFILAETMWPFSYQDVDFKLPLVLQHSYEKLEEMYSNKHNGRVLKWLWPLCRGEIRAAIGKQGRPPFQFTVTLFQMSILLQFNDNDVLTLEQIQEGTNLSVQNIAAAMVPFIKFKLVQQLPPGLENLIKPETQFRLARPYKALKTKINFASGVKNDVLNVLATSSDAHAQKLVAATGSNKELTENERIERELGAERQIFLEACIVRIMKSKRKLPHTTLVNECIAQSHQRFNAKVSLIKKAIDSLISKEYLQRCDDGESYRYLA from the coding sequence ATGAGTGATGTTCTACCCAGATCCGATGATCTGGATGCAACTTGGAATTTTATTGAGCCTGTAATTAGTCAAATTCTGGGTCGTGATGGTACTCCATCATTAGCGAAAAGAGTTGATAAAGTTTTATCACCAACGATGTACATGGAGGTTTATACCGCAATTTACAACTATTGTGTTAACAAGTCCAGATCATCAGGACAATTTAATGCTGATAAGCAGGAATCACAATCATCTATTTTAGTCGGTAGTGAAATATATCAAAGATTGGGTAAATATTTGAGAGATTACATTaaaaactttcaaaaatctgaaaatgAGAGTTTCTTACAATTTTATGTGAGAAGGTGGAAGAGATTTACTGTTGGTGCAATCTTCTTGAACCATGCATTTGATTATATGAATCGTTATTGGGTTCAAAAAGAGAGAAGTGATGGTAAAAGGCATATCTTCGATGTTAATACGCTTTGTTTGATGACATGGAAAGAAGTCATGTTTGATCCAAAGAGTGAGATTTTAgttaatgaaattttaaaacaGATAACTTTAGAAAGGGATGGTAATATTGTACAGAAAGGTGATGTGACTATGGCGATTAAATCGTTTGTGGCACTTGGGATTGATCcacaagatttgaagaagttgaacCTGAATGTTTACATCCAAGTGTTTGAGAAACCTTTCTTAAAGAGAACTGAAGAGTATTATAAACAGTACAGTGCAGATTATTTGACTACCCGTTCAGTTACCGAGTATATTTTCGAAGCAAGAGAGATTATCTCTAGAGAGGAAAAAGCAATGGCAGTTTATTGGGATGATCACACTAGGAAACCATTGTCAGAGACATTGAATTCCGTGCTTATAACAGAACATGCGTCGAAATTAGAATCAGAATTTATCGTATTGCTAGATTCTAgagataatgaaaaaatttctGCAGTTTACAATTTGATGCAAAGAGATTTTACACTTTTGCCAGAATTAGCAAACTCATATGAGGAATATATCAACAAGTGTGGTGAAAATGAGGTTTCGCATTTAATTTCTCTACACAAAGCTTCCCTTATCAATGGTTCTGAAGATCAAGCATCTAACAAGAAACCTGCTAATCTTTTAAACACATTACCACCCAAGGATTATGTCAAGACTTTACTAGATGTGTACCGTACATTCCGTAACATGACGAACGAATGTTTCCAAAACGATCCACTATTTGCCAAGGCACTTGATAATGCATGTCGATCCTATGTGAACAATAACGAATTTGCCCTTCCTGCAGGAATGCCTCGTTCTGCTACTTCGAAGACACCAGAAATGTTAGCTAAGTACAGTGATCAATTATTAAAGAAATCTACCAAACCCGAAGTCTCCACAGACATGAGTATTGATGATATCATGAtgcttttcaaatttttaacgGATAAAGATGCATTTGAATCTCACTACAGAAGATTATTCGCCAAAAGATTGATTCATGGTACCTCTACAAATGACGCAGATGAAGAGAGTGTCATCCAAAGATTACAAAGTGAGAACAGCATGGAATATACCGGTAAGATCACCAAAATGTTTCAGGACGTGCGGCTTTCTAAggttttggaagaagatttcGACGTCATGATTAAAGGCTTACCGGACTATTCAAAGCAAAAGTATCCTGAGTTACAACCTTTCATTCTAGCAGAGACCATGTGGCCTTTCTCATATCAAGATGTAGATTTCAAACTACCACTAGTGCTACAACACTCTTATGAAAAGTTGGAGGAGATGTATTCTAATAAACATAATGGTAGAGTGTTGAAATGGTTATGGCCATTATGTCGAGGTGAAATTAGAGCTGCCATTGGTAAGCAAGGTAGACCacctttccaatttacGGTGACTCTATTTCAAATGTCCATTTTGTTACAATTTAATGACAATGACGTACTTACATTGGAACAGATTCAAGAAGGCACTAATTTATCAGTGCAAAATATAGCGGCCGCTATGGTCCCCTTTATCAAGTTCAAACTAGTACAACAGCTGCCACCAGGCCTGGAGAACTTGATTAAACCAGAGACTCAATTCCGTCTGGCACGTCCTTACAAAGCATTGAAGACAAAGATTAACTTTGCCAGTGGTGTTAAGAACGACGTACTTAACGTACTGGCAACGTCATCGGATGCCCATGCCCAAAAATTGGTAGCTGCTACAGGTTCTAATAAGGAACTGACTGAAAACGAAAGAATCGAAAGAGAACTAGGTGCTGAAAGACAAATTTTCCTCGAGGCATGCATAGTAAGAATTATGAAatccaagagaaaattaCCACACACAACTCTGGTCAACGAGTGTATTGCACAATCGCATCAAAGATTCAACGCCAAGGTTTCCTTGATAAAGAAGGCTATCGATAGTCTTATCTCCAAGGAATACCTGCAACGTTGCGATGATGGTGAATCTTACAGGTACCTAGCATGA
- the SRF1 gene encoding phospholipase D regulator (similar to uniprot|Q12516 Saccharomyces cerevisiae YDL133W), which translates to MAARSRGGSDPSRTMGSRNVVRHQEIHGSSGATTAANTSPEDSGQNFEADPNIVNRNLNAYSIVPTTVPPYALDYQFNRLKSRTGPGDPTDTAAAVNLSDEQRYAFKDPFLVGNDGKWGKFASNIGSNVAYAKQRKRSIGGESSDEISARIRDSQETDVTDLERNKAKQAILTDLNTEWGGGKRLQELFDTPIMGSFEFQNNEDRQQWVDYVTRLKQYYYGGVPPGIDLESRPGPPGESGIGGKSAQGESDWIVQLHSDMERFRQLKKRKMQQWRPKLTRLLLDNQYLPLVLRMCIGMFSAIALGLAVRVYQNSDTRVEKLGRTVGQQPSTIMAICVNTIAIVYIVYIAQDEFTGKPLGLRDPLGKLRLILLDLLFIIFSSANLALAFNTLFDKRWVCRHDGGPTARAGEDLTISYICRKQRALSSFLFVMVVLWVITFTISLVRVVEKVSSASPR; encoded by the coding sequence TGGCCAAAATTTTGAGGCTGACCCTAATATCGTTAATAGGAATTTAAACGCATACAGTATTGTCCCCACTACAGTTCCACCATATGCATTGGACTACCAGTTTAATAGATTAAAATCGAGAACGGGGCCTGGTGATCCTACAGATACAGCAGCAGCTGTGAATTTGTCAGATGAGCAGAGATATGCATTCAAGGATCCATTTTTAGTGGGCAACGATGGGAAATGGGGGAAATTTGCATCCAATATCGGTTCCAATGTAGCATATGCTAAACAGAGGAAGAGAAGTATTGGAGGTGAATCTTCTGACGAGATTTCAGCAAGGATTCGTGATTCGCAAGAAACCGATGTTACTGATTTGGAGAGGAATAAGGCAAAACAGGCAATATTGACAGATTTGAATACTGAATGGGGAGGTGGTAAAAGATTACAGGAATTATTTGATACGCCGATTATGGGTAGTTTCgaatttcaaaacaatGAAGATCGCCAACAATGGGTTGATTATGTGACTAGACTGAAACAGTATTACTATGGAGGAGTTCCACCAGGAATTGACCTAGAAAGTAGACCTGGTCCACCAGGTGAAAGCGGCATTGGTGGTAAGTCTGCGCAAGGAGAAAGTGACTGGATTGTACAGTTACATAGTGATATGGAAAGGTTTCgtcaattgaaaaaaagaaaaatgcaaCAATGGAGACCTAAATTGACTCGATTGTTACTCGATAATCAATATTTACCATTAGTGCTTCGTATGTGCATAGGAATGTTTTCTGCCATTGCCCTAGGTTTGGCTGTTAGAGTTTATCAGAATTCTGATACACGTGTGGAAAAACTTGGTAGAACTGTGGGCCAACAGCCTAGTACGATTATGGCGATTTGTGTCAATACAATCGCTATAGTTTACATTGTTTATATTGcacaagatgaatttacaGGCAAACCATTGGGGTTGCGTGATCCATTGGGTAAACTGCGACTAATTCTTTTAGATCtacttttcatcatctttagCAGTGCCAATCTAGCATTGGCATTTAACACATTATTCGATAAGAGGTGGGTTTGTCGGCATGATGGTGGCCCTACGGCAAGAGCTGGTGAAGATTTAACCATATCATACATTTGTCGTAAACAAAGAgcattatcatcttttcttttcgtCATGGTTGTCCTCTGGGTAATTACATTCACCATTTCTCTGGTTAGAGTGGTGGAAAAGGTAAGTTCTGCATCACCAAGGTAG